In Synechococcus sp. PCC 6312, one genomic interval encodes:
- a CDS encoding BrnT family toxin → MAYQWDNNKAATNLRKHGIDFADAVSVFSDDLAITIPDERFNEERFITIGVDALGRVLVVIYTWRDQEIRLISARPATRQEQRQYFEG, encoded by the coding sequence ATGGCGTATCAATGGGACAACAACAAAGCTGCAACAAACCTCCGTAAGCACGGTATTGATTTTGCCGATGCAGTTTCTGTGTTCTCCGATGATCTGGCAATCACAATTCCTGATGAACGATTCAATGAAGAGCGGTTCATTACAATTGGTGTAGATGCCCTAGGTCGAGTGCTTGTGGTGATTTATACCTGGCGTGATCAGGAAATTCGACTAATTTCTGCCAGGCCTGCGACTCGGCAAGAGCAAAGACAGTATTTTGAGGGCTAA
- a CDS encoding PIN domain-containing protein, with product MNAVDTNILIYVNDPRDAIKQETAISLVASLTDGALLWQVACEYLAASRKLESMGYDRLKAYQYIRDLQQVWYTVLPTWNVIDRAENLMSRFNLSHWDSMIVAACLEANIQILYTEDFGYSNIDNLEILNPFKVF from the coding sequence ATGAACGCCGTTGATACTAATATCCTGATTTATGTCAATGATCCTCGTGATGCAATCAAACAAGAAACAGCAATTTCTCTTGTGGCTTCTCTAACAGATGGTGCTCTACTCTGGCAAGTGGCCTGTGAGTATTTAGCAGCCAGTCGAAAACTTGAATCAATGGGGTATGACAGATTAAAAGCCTACCAATATATTCGTGATTTGCAGCAGGTTTGGTACACCGTACTCCCAACATGGAACGTCATTGATCGTGCAGAAAATCTGATGAGCCGCTTTAATCTATCGCATTGGGATTCCATGATTGTTGCTGCTTGTTTAGAGGCAAACATTCAGATTCTATATACCGAAGATTTTGGGTACTCTAATATCGATAATCTAGAGATTCTCAATCCATTCAAGGTTTTTTGA
- a CDS encoding BrnA antitoxin family protein: MNDEDIDLSDCPEITPEMFAQAIVRRGLPLTKAKAQVTLRIDRDVLEWFKSQGRGYQTQINQLLRAYMEAHH; encoded by the coding sequence ATGAACGATGAAGATATTGATTTATCAGATTGTCCAGAGATAACCCCAGAAATGTTTGCTCAGGCGATAGTGCGGCGGGGTTTACCTCTTACTAAAGCTAAGGCTCAAGTGACACTCCGAATTGATCGTGATGTGTTGGAGTGGTTTAAATCACAAGGTCGGGGCTATCAAACCCAGATTAATCAATTACTTCGAGCCTATATGGAGGCACATCATTAA
- the thrC gene encoding threonine synthase, whose protein sequence is MTATITAPSRQANFTGLKCKECGAEYEAQAIHVCEYCFGPLEVKYDLSQLAKTVTRQTIEAGPNSIWRYRSFLPVETNTPIDVGTGMTPLLKANRLARQLGLKHLYIKNDAVNMPTLSFKDRVVSVALTRAQELGFTTVSCASTGNLANSTAAIAARAGLDCCVFIPSDLEAGKVLGTLIYGPTVMAVQGNYDQVNRLCSEVANTHGWGFVNINLRPYYSEGSKTLGYEVIEQLGWELPDHIVAPLASGSLFTKIYKGFREFVEVGLVADKAVRCSGAQALGCSPIASAFGEGRDFINPVKPSTIAKSIAIGNPADGVYALDIARKTNGNIESVNDDEIIAGIKLLAETEGIFTETAGGTTVAVLKKLVEAGKIDPEEKTVIYITGNGLKTQEAVQGYIGEPLTIEPKLDAFERALERSRTLERLEWQPVLV, encoded by the coding sequence ATGACTGCAACCATCACCGCCCCCAGCCGCCAAGCCAACTTCACTGGACTTAAATGTAAGGAATGTGGAGCCGAATATGAAGCCCAGGCCATTCATGTTTGTGAATATTGTTTTGGCCCCTTAGAAGTTAAATATGACCTCAGCCAATTGGCTAAAACCGTCACTCGCCAAACCATTGAAGCGGGGCCCAATTCTATTTGGCGATACCGCAGCTTTTTACCGGTAGAAACGAATACCCCCATTGATGTGGGTACGGGCATGACTCCCCTGTTAAAAGCCAATCGGTTAGCGCGGCAATTGGGTCTGAAGCATCTCTACATCAAAAATGACGCGGTGAATATGCCCACCTTGAGCTTTAAGGATCGGGTCGTATCCGTTGCTCTAACTCGGGCCCAAGAACTCGGCTTCACGACGGTTTCCTGTGCTAGCACTGGCAATTTAGCCAACTCGACAGCAGCAATTGCGGCCCGGGCGGGGTTAGATTGTTGTGTGTTTATTCCCTCGGATTTGGAAGCAGGGAAAGTCCTAGGAACCCTGATCTATGGCCCCACGGTGATGGCGGTGCAGGGAAATTATGATCAGGTGAATCGGCTCTGCTCAGAAGTGGCGAATACCCACGGTTGGGGGTTTGTGAATATCAATTTGCGTCCCTACTATTCAGAAGGCTCCAAAACCCTTGGCTATGAAGTGATTGAGCAGTTGGGCTGGGAATTACCGGATCACATTGTGGCTCCCCTGGCTTCTGGCTCCCTGTTTACCAAGATTTATAAAGGCTTCCGGGAATTTGTTGAAGTTGGTTTAGTGGCCGATAAAGCGGTTCGCTGTAGTGGCGCCCAGGCCTTGGGATGTTCCCCGATTGCCTCTGCCTTTGGTGAAGGTCGCGACTTTATCAACCCGGTCAAACCCAGCACCATTGCCAAATCCATTGCGATCGGAAACCCTGCTGATGGCGTTTATGCCTTAGATATTGCGCGGAAGACCAATGGCAATATTGAGTCCGTCAATGATGATGAAATTATCGCCGGAATTAAGCTCTTAGCCGAAACCGAAGGCATCTTCACCGAAACCGCAGGCGGAACCACCGTTGCTGTCCTGAAAAAACTCGTGGAAGCGGGCAAAATTGACCCGGAAGAAAAAACCGTGATTTACATCACTGGCAATGGCCTGAAAACCCAAGAAGCGGTTCAAGGTTATATTGGTGAACCCCTGACCATTGAGCCAAAACTAGATGCCTTTGAACGGGCTTTAGAGCGGTCACGTACCCTAGAACGCTTAGAATGGCAGCCGGTTTTGGTTTAG
- a CDS encoding BrnT family toxin, translating into MEYQWDEAKRLTNLRKHGIDFSDVPAVFDGDILTVEDDRYSYGEQRFVTFGLSRGRVIAIVYTESEDSIRIISARKATKYEQQTYFEQLSN; encoded by the coding sequence ATGGAATATCAATGGGATGAAGCAAAACGTCTTACTAATCTTCGTAAGCATGGAATAGATTTTAGCGATGTTCCAGCCGTGTTTGATGGCGATATTCTCACAGTTGAGGATGATCGTTACAGCTATGGAGAGCAGCGTTTTGTTACATTCGGCTTGTCGCGAGGGCGAGTGATTGCCATTGTCTATACTGAATCTGAGGATTCTATCCGTATTATTTCTGCCAGAAAAGCGACCAAATATGAGCAACAAACCTACTTCGAGCAACTCTCAAACTAA
- a CDS encoding BrnA antitoxin family protein encodes MKDDSEAVEYDFSQGRRGAIDPVSSGKTRITIRIDDDVLEWFREQVHQAGGGNYQTLINEALRTHIHQQHEPLESTLRRVLREELERSATKL; translated from the coding sequence ATGAAAGACGATTCTGAAGCAGTGGAATATGATTTTAGCCAAGGAAGACGTGGGGCCATCGATCCAGTTAGTTCTGGAAAAACACGCATTACCATTCGGATTGATGATGATGTATTGGAATGGTTTCGGGAGCAAGTTCACCAGGCCGGCGGAGGCAACTATCAGACCTTAATTAATGAAGCCTTGCGAACCCATATTCACCAACAACATGAACCGCTAGAGTCAACCTTGAGACGAGTACTGCGCGAAGAATTAGAACGATCAGCGACTAAACTTTGA
- a CDS encoding antitoxin family protein, translating to MPQTMKAIYRNGVFVPQIAFDLPEGTEVELSIQPPTVVLPPISEPETKKQFLKMLIERMQRNPIPINAPRFTRDMLHERR from the coding sequence ATGCCTCAAACCATGAAAGCTATCTATCGAAATGGTGTATTTGTACCTCAAATAGCCTTTGATCTACCAGAGGGTACTGAGGTTGAGTTGTCGATTCAGCCTCCTACAGTTGTGTTACCTCCAATTTCCGAACCAGAAACTAAGAAGCAGTTTCTAAAAATGTTGATTGAACGAATGCAACGCAACCCAATCCCCATCAATGCGCCTCGCTTCACACGAGATATGTTGCATGAACGCCGTTGA
- a CDS encoding DUF2442 domain-containing protein has protein sequence MDSYDVGSIMTNSIPIDPDIQQQIDNARHQEEVLEKREPRAKRAWFNPVDNTIEIELKTGVRASFPIHLLQGLQGATSEQLADVEISPSGYGLHWKSLDADLAVPALMSQIFGSRAWMAELERTGQLIKEEV, from the coding sequence ATGGATAGTTATGATGTCGGCTCTATTATGACCAACTCTATCCCTATTGACCCAGATATCCAACAGCAAATAGATAATGCTCGACACCAAGAGGAAGTTCTGGAAAAAAGGGAGCCACGGGCAAAGCGAGCCTGGTTTAATCCGGTCGATAATACAATTGAAATTGAACTCAAGACTGGGGTGAGAGCATCTTTTCCAATTCATTTACTCCAAGGCTTACAAGGTGCAACTTCCGAACAATTAGCTGATGTTGAAATTTCTCCCTCTGGTTATGGCTTGCACTGGAAATCCTTGGATGCGGATTTGGCAGTTCCGGCATTGATGTCTCAGATTTTTGGTTCCAGGGCCTGGATGGCAGAATTAGAGAGAACTGGTCAACTTATCAAGGAAGAGGTCTGA
- a CDS encoding GNAT family N-acetyltransferase: protein MPKDSKFAGVDFSEAQIKKINSVQEIIGQGFRCQRREFVTYWKQGRVQREVEASICQCWIIRHKSDLAGYITLLADKLQVDTQLLAEEGVRYRSFPAIKIGLLAADQRAKGAGSALVEWALEYVAVELASAVGIRFLTVDALYDADVEPPYDASGFYQKFGFQFVNPDETVSPEIPYRTMYFDLKPLIDLSLE from the coding sequence ATGCCCAAAGACAGTAAATTTGCAGGTGTAGATTTTTCTGAAGCACAAATAAAGAAGATAAACTCTGTCCAGGAAATTATAGGTCAAGGTTTTCGCTGTCAGAGACGTGAGTTTGTCACATATTGGAAACAAGGCCGAGTTCAGCGTGAAGTAGAAGCCAGTATTTGCCAGTGCTGGATTATTAGACACAAATCTGATTTGGCTGGCTATATAACTCTTTTAGCAGACAAACTTCAAGTTGATACACAGCTACTAGCAGAAGAAGGAGTAAGATATCGCTCGTTTCCTGCAATCAAAATTGGTTTGTTAGCTGCCGATCAACGGGCAAAAGGGGCAGGCTCAGCATTAGTTGAATGGGCTTTAGAATACGTTGCGGTTGAGTTAGCAAGTGCAGTTGGTATCAGGTTTTTGACGGTTGACGCACTTTACGATGCCGATGTCGAGCCTCCCTATGACGCTTCCGGTTTTTATCAGAAGTTTGGCTTTCAATTCGTGAATCCTGATGAAACTGTATCGCCAGAAATTCCATACCGAACCATGTATTTCGATCTCAAGCCGTTAATCGATTTATCACTTGAATAG
- a CDS encoding restriction endonuclease: MRSLWESIENRSTPEWGSGKAFEYLVLRAFQLDGADVKYPFSVRLFGEEVEQIDGVIYCSGLSCLVESKDFADKVNVDITPIAKLRNQLLRRPESTLGLVFSRTGFTDPARHLSYFSLPQTILLWSGEELRYALEQESICELLQLKYRVCVEDGLPDYDVRERGIP; encoded by the coding sequence TTGCGATCGCTTTGGGAGAGCATTGAAAATCGTAGCACTCCAGAATGGGGATCAGGAAAAGCTTTTGAATACTTGGTTCTGCGAGCCTTTCAGCTTGATGGAGCAGATGTCAAGTATCCGTTCAGCGTCAGATTATTTGGGGAAGAGGTTGAACAAATTGATGGTGTAATTTACTGCTCAGGCTTATCCTGCTTAGTCGAGAGCAAAGACTTTGCTGATAAAGTCAACGTTGACATTACACCAATCGCTAAATTGCGCAATCAGCTGTTGCGTCGTCCTGAAAGCACGCTTGGCTTAGTCTTCAGTCGGACAGGATTTACTGATCCAGCCCGTCATCTCTCCTACTTTTCATTGCCTCAGACAATTCTACTTTGGAGTGGAGAAGAGCTAAGATATGCCTTAGAGCAAGAATCAATTTGCGAACTGCTTCAGCTTAAATATCGCGTATGCGTTGAAGATGGCCTACCTGACTATGATGTAAGAGAGCGAGGTATTCCATGA
- a CDS encoding TIR domain-containing protein, translating into MARKVFYSFHYNPDNWRASQVRNMGIVEGNRPASDNDWETVKRGGDKAIQKWIDDQMYGKSVAIVLIGQNTAGRKWIKYEIEKAWKDNKGVLGIYIHNLKDKDGNQSIKGNNPFDDFTIGDKIMSSIVAAYDPPFLTSTYVYNHIYNNLADWIEKAIEIRARYG; encoded by the coding sequence ATGGCTCGAAAAGTATTTTATAGCTTCCATTACAATCCTGATAACTGGCGAGCATCTCAAGTGCGCAATATGGGAATTGTAGAAGGCAACAGACCAGCATCAGATAATGACTGGGAGACAGTCAAAAGAGGTGGAGACAAAGCAATTCAGAAATGGATTGATGACCAAATGTACGGCAAATCAGTTGCAATTGTTCTTATTGGGCAAAACACTGCTGGTAGGAAATGGATAAAATATGAGATAGAAAAGGCTTGGAAAGATAATAAAGGAGTTTTAGGGATTTATATTCACAACCTGAAGGATAAGGATGGGAACCAGTCGATCAAAGGTAACAATCCTTTTGATGATTTCACAATTGGCGACAAGATTATGTCTAGCATTGTTGCAGCTTATGATCCACCTTTCTTGACTAGCACATACGTTTATAACCACATATACAATAACCTTGCCGATTGGATAGAGAAAGCTATTGAGATTAGAGCTAGATATGGCTAA